One window from the genome of Leptospira broomii serovar Hurstbridge str. 5399 encodes:
- the truA gene encoding tRNA pseudouridine(38-40) synthase TruA, translating into MDEPGNYALLLEYDGGCFYGYQTQRQTPTVQNEIEKALAILLAKPTRIYGAGRTDTGVHARGMIVNFKTKSKIKELSRFLLGLNALTDPGLSILGITPVPENFNSQFSCTAREYEYLLLNSRIPRPIWKNRVFWYQHRIDVSRLRQELELLKGEHDFRSLAKATSMRNRKTTIRVIYDTSLKESPEEPGLFRFRIKANGFLHNMIRILTGTLLEIATGKRKETNILEILSSKDRTIAGITLPPYGLYFIRAYYDSFPQIDSLYVERDTFGGISR; encoded by the coding sequence ATGGACGAGCCTGGCAATTATGCTCTCCTTTTGGAATATGATGGCGGATGCTTTTACGGTTACCAAACTCAAAGACAAACACCCACGGTTCAGAATGAAATAGAGAAAGCGTTAGCGATTCTCTTAGCTAAACCCACGCGTATCTACGGGGCGGGTCGAACTGACACCGGGGTTCATGCTCGAGGAATGATCGTAAATTTCAAAACGAAATCAAAGATCAAAGAATTATCCCGCTTCCTACTCGGACTAAATGCACTCACCGACCCAGGTCTGTCTATCCTAGGAATTACTCCAGTTCCGGAAAACTTCAATTCTCAATTTTCCTGTACAGCTAGAGAATACGAATATCTGCTTTTAAACTCTAGAATCCCTCGACCTATTTGGAAAAACCGAGTGTTTTGGTACCAACATCGGATTGACGTTTCCCGGTTACGGCAAGAACTGGAACTATTAAAAGGCGAGCATGATTTCCGTAGTCTGGCTAAGGCAACTTCCATGAGGAACCGAAAGACTACGATTCGGGTCATTTATGATACGAGTTTAAAAGAGAGCCCAGAGGAACCGGGATTGTTTCGCTTCCGGATTAAGGCAAATGGCTTTCTCCATAATATGATCCGTATTCTGACGGGTACATTATTAGAGATCGCGACAGGAAAGCGCAAAGAGACAAATATATTGGAAATCCTATCCTCAAAAGATCGAACGATAGCTGGAATTACTCTTCCACCTTATGGATTATATTTCATTCGAGCGTATTACGATTCCTTTCCTCAAATTGATTCACTGTACGTCGAACGGGATACTTTTGGGGGAATTTCACGTTGA
- a CDS encoding PrsW family glutamic-type intramembrane protease: MSVELLAILSIFPWAFVLVYIHPKIPVSKLLFTLFGALALGWLATELVLQLNAWFWPNVPVPGKKPSGSILSQTVHIAFVQAGMMEEACKSALILGFSYLVAYDRQAKRFLPEVFLIGGFVALGFAGVENYHYIQSANEHDRVATFIARTLKSTNAHLLINLCFSLFLIKSNFKEKGDKAKYLVQAFLLAVFQHGLFDFFVLPNGRFGAWIAIALFVGIWVWIVKDRRKYLVPLDAEIVDDVRVRLPNLSSGQSGEV, from the coding sequence ATGAGCGTCGAACTACTTGCCATTCTGAGTATTTTCCCCTGGGCTTTCGTCTTGGTCTATATTCATCCTAAAATTCCCGTTTCTAAACTTTTATTCACACTATTCGGCGCTCTCGCCTTAGGTTGGCTGGCTACCGAATTGGTTCTACAATTGAATGCTTGGTTTTGGCCGAACGTTCCGGTTCCGGGAAAAAAACCTTCCGGTTCAATTTTATCCCAGACGGTTCACATTGCGTTCGTTCAGGCAGGAATGATGGAGGAGGCTTGCAAATCCGCACTTATTTTAGGATTTTCTTATTTAGTTGCGTATGACCGGCAGGCGAAACGTTTTTTACCGGAAGTTTTCCTGATCGGAGGATTTGTGGCGCTCGGATTCGCCGGTGTGGAAAATTACCATTATATACAGTCCGCAAACGAACATGACCGTGTAGCTACCTTCATCGCAAGAACGTTAAAATCCACGAACGCGCACCTACTCATAAACTTATGCTTCTCCCTTTTTCTGATTAAGAGCAATTTTAAGGAGAAAGGGGATAAGGCCAAGTATTTAGTCCAGGCATTTTTGCTTGCCGTTTTTCAGCACGGTTTGTTCGATTTTTTCGTTTTGCCTAACGGAAGATTCGGAGCTTGGATCGCGATCGCCTTATTCGTCGGGATTTGGGTTTGGATAGTAAAGGATCGAAGAAAATACTTGGTTCCCCTTGATGCAGAAATCGTAGATGACGTTAGGGTCCGTCTACCTAACTTGTCCTCAGGGCAATCAGGTGAAGTATAA
- a CDS encoding LIC11270 family surface protein: protein MNRKISTAILLSLMLAACRQGDWKGNLTGAPVVSTLFNSRMLLLLKATYATDNPQDFSQYNGGTGALYKDDVPGDPAFNLAGVPLAKDLPIFIDIGEIRISSKYQQGLGNLSQITTTKQSKSFWDFIAPNREVYCTVPYTLNSNTCRSQNGEFKMQQLFNGDGAQYESNDPTEGTSQGNPSQYYYTGVFLRSMITAWGNIPNVDLTTITFFDNYPINGFNIVPRMAYVPGALTKSTTPLIFPLLYSMGGDEGGPMGNGDMEFRPGYEPYIFEVRMNLKENLMIHSFAALDGSNAGTLVAVSDWNADHQGQTDIGGNLLLRSRTIYPSSASRLLINGGSGSTYHYYGIFRDTEINLLKKLPLIASPALSGTTPIKYIMPGQYQLVCLGDIARVDGFPDTIVRQTTFSVPPNGNGNTMAVSLNCP from the coding sequence ATGAATCGCAAAATCTCAACGGCTATTTTGCTAAGCCTCATGCTCGCGGCCTGCCGCCAAGGTGACTGGAAAGGGAACCTTACCGGAGCGCCTGTAGTGAGCACGCTTTTTAATAGTAGAATGCTTCTTCTTTTAAAAGCGACGTATGCAACCGACAATCCTCAGGATTTTTCGCAATACAACGGCGGAACGGGAGCCTTGTACAAGGATGACGTCCCCGGTGATCCTGCGTTCAATCTTGCTGGAGTTCCCTTGGCAAAGGATCTCCCGATTTTCATCGATATCGGAGAAATCAGGATCTCATCCAAGTACCAACAAGGGCTGGGGAATCTTTCCCAAATCACGACGACTAAGCAATCGAAATCTTTCTGGGATTTTATCGCGCCGAATCGCGAAGTTTATTGCACCGTTCCGTATACTCTGAATTCAAATACTTGCCGATCGCAAAATGGCGAATTTAAAATGCAGCAGTTATTCAACGGAGACGGCGCTCAGTACGAATCAAACGATCCCACTGAGGGGACTAGCCAAGGAAATCCTAGTCAATATTATTACACGGGCGTCTTCTTAAGAAGCATGATAACCGCCTGGGGAAATATTCCGAATGTAGATCTTACTACGATCACCTTTTTTGATAACTATCCGATCAACGGATTTAATATCGTTCCAAGAATGGCGTATGTTCCGGGTGCATTGACAAAATCCACTACTCCTCTAATTTTCCCTTTGCTCTACTCCATGGGCGGCGACGAAGGAGGACCCATGGGCAACGGCGACATGGAATTCCGTCCCGGTTATGAACCCTATATCTTCGAAGTGAGGATGAATCTTAAGGAAAACTTAATGATTCACTCGTTCGCCGCGCTCGACGGATCGAATGCAGGAACTTTGGTTGCGGTCAGCGACTGGAATGCAGATCACCAAGGTCAAACGGATATCGGCGGAAATTTACTACTCCGTTCCCGAACCATTTACCCTAGTTCCGCCTCCAGATTACTGATCAATGGAGGAAGCGGCTCCACGTACCATTATTATGGAATTTTCCGAGACACCGAAATCAACCTGTTGAAAAAACTACCTTTGATTGCGTCTCCGGCGCTTTCAGGAACCACACCGATCAAATACATCATGCCCGGTCAATATCAATTGGTTTGTCTAGGAGACATCGCAAGAGTCGACGGTTTTCCGGATACGATCGTAAGACAGACCACCTTTTCCGTTCCTCCTAACGGGAACGGAAACACGATGGCCGTTTCCTTAAACTGTCCGTAA
- a CDS encoding energy transducer TonB family protein, protein MFETVFSRKRRIVEWGINFLSWISPFVGFGIFFPLGVLFAFPTGRNVRRNAFSSLALQVAILGILYPLEIIQLFSTKAEEFISIFVLVSPQISGLHGWFILPLFFLLGLVFMLLQAKSVRSKLRSGEKKPLILVPVFSILALFGVLILTHHLAFEDEFRVKMAPFVVLSESVWIFFPWLIAVAGMMSGGRPIFLFRKPWAWFSKQVFVSRVSETKETPSAFKKRKYSTIRDLLLPGWGHIYSGNLWKGFPILFVYLLLLLFFAAFFFSWMEPAFGIRYLASLGLKPGIPDKKFFEVASSFLPWFIALLLLLATNGFSHWLLRRSFHTNLPARGLRPGFANNIALSVLIHLILLSLVLIIPAMINRKSDKEKSKPEGHYTPENTMEYYFIDPNLPDEVQGLNGGVITGTETPNTQQGEKIPNEKPSDEGRVKGDVKRIRGKKLPPTYSNYISAKMRAFESFMEYWKTAPLNYSCVVAYTITPEGDVVDVELVESSPYPEQDRRTLELIENLSPMMPPPGTKGYVRVTELFWNGTINPETMPTKLQSDLVQMFDGRYMEEL, encoded by the coding sequence ATGTTCGAGACAGTGTTTTCCCGTAAACGTCGAATCGTAGAGTGGGGGATTAACTTTCTTTCCTGGATTTCACCGTTCGTCGGATTCGGCATCTTTTTTCCCTTAGGGGTCTTGTTTGCGTTTCCGACCGGAAGAAATGTTAGAAGAAACGCTTTTTCTTCCTTGGCGCTGCAAGTCGCCATCCTTGGAATTTTATATCCGCTCGAAATTATTCAGCTTTTTTCCACAAAAGCCGAGGAATTCATTTCAATCTTCGTTTTAGTAAGTCCGCAGATATCCGGATTGCACGGATGGTTTATTCTTCCGTTATTCTTTTTGCTTGGCCTTGTATTCATGCTTCTGCAAGCAAAGTCGGTTCGCTCTAAATTGCGCTCCGGAGAAAAAAAGCCCTTAATCCTTGTACCTGTTTTTTCGATTTTGGCCTTATTCGGGGTTTTAATTCTGACTCACCATCTCGCCTTTGAAGATGAGTTCAGGGTAAAGATGGCTCCTTTTGTGGTGCTGTCCGAAAGTGTTTGGATTTTTTTCCCTTGGTTGATCGCCGTCGCAGGAATGATGTCCGGAGGTCGCCCGATCTTCTTATTTCGCAAACCCTGGGCTTGGTTTTCTAAACAGGTATTCGTTTCTAGAGTTTCCGAAACCAAGGAAACTCCATCCGCTTTTAAGAAACGAAAATATTCGACGATTCGAGACTTATTGCTTCCCGGGTGGGGGCATATTTATTCCGGAAATCTTTGGAAAGGGTTTCCGATTCTATTCGTCTATTTGCTTCTTCTTTTATTCTTTGCGGCTTTCTTTTTCTCCTGGATGGAACCTGCATTCGGAATTCGTTATTTAGCTTCTCTGGGTTTGAAGCCCGGTATACCGGATAAGAAATTTTTCGAAGTTGCTTCCTCCTTTCTTCCTTGGTTTATCGCTTTGCTACTTTTATTGGCGACCAACGGTTTCTCGCATTGGTTATTGCGGAGATCGTTTCATACGAATTTACCTGCGCGTGGCTTACGGCCCGGGTTTGCGAATAATATCGCTCTTAGTGTTTTGATTCACTTGATTCTTCTCTCTTTAGTTTTAATTATCCCTGCGATGATTAATCGGAAATCGGATAAGGAAAAATCCAAACCCGAAGGACACTATACTCCGGAAAATACGATGGAATATTATTTCATCGATCCTAACCTTCCTGACGAAGTTCAGGGTCTGAACGGAGGAGTTATAACGGGGACTGAAACGCCGAATACCCAACAAGGTGAGAAGATTCCGAACGAGAAACCTTCCGACGAAGGGCGGGTCAAAGGAGACGTAAAACGAATTCGAGGAAAGAAGCTTCCTCCGACATATTCCAATTATATTTCCGCGAAGATGCGGGCCTTCGAATCCTTTATGGAATATTGGAAGACAGCTCCGCTTAATTACTCTTGCGTCGTTGCATATACGATCACTCCTGAAGGTGATGTTGTGGATGTAGAGCTTGTGGAAAGTTCTCCCTATCCCGAACAGGATCGGCGGACGTTGGAGTTGATCGAGAATCTATCTCCGATGATGCCTCCACCGGGAACCAAGGGCTATGTTCGAGTGACGGAGCTTTTCTGGAACGGCACCATTAATCCCGAAACGATGCCTACAAAATTGCAAAGCGATTTGGTGCAGATGTTCGACGGACGTTATATGGAGGAGTTATGA
- a CDS encoding GNAT family N-acetyltransferase, producing the protein MNAKDFIIKPVLPEHREAAIELVNQFFRFINKLTLDGIFKIRPRAAAKMVDVYLKLRGTEKIVFLGGFIGEELVSILIARVEDKPYLEEEKNLYIDLAITKQGKRRSGFMKPLVEATFEWAKAQGIKAIELRAIAENENAVAFWKSLGFDPFYIRFRKLVD; encoded by the coding sequence ATGAATGCAAAAGATTTTATCATAAAACCCGTTTTACCGGAGCATCGGGAAGCGGCGATCGAACTCGTTAATCAGTTCTTCCGATTCATCAACAAACTAACGTTAGACGGTATATTTAAAATCCGACCGAGAGCAGCTGCTAAAATGGTGGATGTTTATTTGAAACTACGGGGAACTGAGAAGATCGTTTTTTTAGGCGGTTTTATAGGAGAAGAGTTGGTTTCCATATTGATTGCTAGAGTCGAAGACAAACCGTATCTTGAAGAGGAAAAAAACCTTTATATCGATCTTGCCATCACGAAACAAGGAAAACGAAGGTCCGGTTTTATGAAACCTCTTGTAGAAGCCACTTTCGAATGGGCAAAAGCGCAGGGGATCAAAGCGATCGAGTTACGTGCAATCGCCGAAAACGAAAACGCGGTTGCCTTCTGGAAATCTTTAGGCTTCGATCCTTTCTATATTCGTTTTCGAAAATTAGTCGATTGA
- a CDS encoding hybrid sensor histidine kinase/response regulator translates to MDHTSRHSEQISRSKIQVLLDEPVLIIEDSEEIAQLYSSYCKRLGIDCEIAENGVIGLEKANKKSYSLYIVDLMMPIMDGKTFVQKLKEIQPEAYIIIETSIDESEEVIDIMKMGVVDYLIKPILPNPFFNSIKKAAEKRLESKTEKEIEGIETQQLRNQLDWLTFKESQRKSSRESWEISSLYSLKTSLSQGSGIGALITLLDMLKLSQKDAGSEYLVNKETLDLIYMNQQVGKNILSGISDLLDIVHREPKFITVRASELLRHIKDKSTRLSPIFKSKNVTLNFPEIKSDPPLDIELESFSMATDELLLNACKYCISDTSVDLFATVVQGYFCIAVKNIVEKVSAGIEEKFENLVVQPFFRVLPPVEEAADFERFGLGLGLTAVDYITHKHNGMFFIHNAKDHTTNSVRLSVLAEIFLPLNHKS, encoded by the coding sequence ATGGACCACACTTCGCGACATTCTGAACAAATCAGCAGATCCAAAATCCAGGTATTATTGGATGAACCGGTCCTGATCATTGAAGATTCCGAAGAAATCGCTCAGCTTTATTCCTCCTATTGTAAACGGCTCGGGATAGACTGCGAAATCGCAGAAAACGGAGTCATAGGTTTAGAGAAAGCTAATAAGAAGTCCTACTCCCTATATATTGTGGATTTGATGATGCCTATAATGGACGGAAAAACCTTCGTTCAAAAATTGAAGGAGATCCAACCGGAGGCTTATATCATAATAGAAACCTCTATCGACGAATCGGAAGAGGTGATCGATATAATGAAGATGGGAGTTGTGGATTATTTGATTAAGCCTATACTCCCCAATCCTTTTTTTAATTCGATCAAGAAGGCAGCGGAAAAACGTCTAGAATCCAAGACTGAAAAGGAAATAGAAGGAATCGAAACGCAACAGCTCCGTAATCAATTGGATTGGCTTACGTTTAAGGAATCTCAAAGAAAATCGAGTAGAGAATCGTGGGAAATTTCCTCCTTATATTCCTTAAAAACTTCGCTTTCCCAAGGGTCGGGAATCGGCGCGTTAATTACGTTGTTGGACATGCTGAAATTATCACAAAAGGATGCAGGCTCCGAATATCTCGTTAATAAAGAAACTTTAGATTTAATTTATATGAATCAACAGGTCGGTAAAAACATACTTTCCGGAATATCCGACCTTCTGGACATAGTGCATAGAGAGCCGAAATTCATAACCGTAAGAGCATCCGAATTATTACGGCATATAAAAGATAAATCCACTCGTTTATCCCCTATCTTTAAATCCAAAAATGTGACTCTAAATTTTCCGGAGATTAAAAGCGATCCTCCTTTAGATATCGAACTCGAATCCTTCTCTATGGCTACCGACGAACTACTACTAAATGCCTGCAAGTATTGCATTTCCGACACAAGTGTAGACCTCTTTGCAACCGTGGTCCAAGGGTATTTCTGCATTGCCGTAAAAAATATAGTGGAGAAAGTAAGTGCAGGAATCGAAGAAAAATTCGAGAATCTAGTCGTGCAGCCTTTCTTTCGAGTCCTTCCTCCCGTGGAAGAAGCGGCGGATTTTGAAAGATTCGGATTAGGTTTAGGCTTAACCGCCGTAGATTATATTACGCATAAACATAATGGAATGTTCTTCATTCATAACGCTAAGGATCACACTACGAATTCGGTTAGGCTTTCAGTACTTGCGGAAATTTTCCTACCTTTGAATCATAAATCGTAA
- a CDS encoding NADPH-dependent FMN reductase, with protein sequence MASSTPKILGIVGSLRSGSVNKALLSAARCSAPEYVQLDIYEGIGNLPFFNPDLEGQESESVSDYRSALRSANAIIIASPEYAHGITGVLKNALDWVVGSGEFIDKPVAILNASKRATIAYESLLEIMKVMSANVIREASLTIPLVGKDITEKEILADSEYTYLLKKSLETLCFAIEANREKQISG encoded by the coding sequence TTGGCAAGTTCGACTCCGAAAATTCTGGGTATTGTAGGCAGCTTACGATCGGGTTCTGTGAACAAGGCTCTGCTTTCGGCGGCGAGGTGTTCGGCGCCGGAATACGTGCAGCTAGATATTTACGAAGGAATCGGAAACCTACCGTTTTTTAATCCTGATTTGGAAGGGCAGGAATCCGAGAGTGTTTCGGATTATCGGTCCGCCTTGCGATCGGCAAACGCGATCATAATTGCAAGTCCGGAATACGCTCACGGAATTACGGGCGTCTTAAAGAATGCTTTAGATTGGGTTGTAGGGAGCGGGGAATTCATCGATAAGCCTGTTGCAATCTTGAATGCCTCGAAACGTGCCACCATAGCTTATGAATCGCTTCTGGAAATCATGAAGGTAATGTCCGCGAATGTTATCCGTGAGGCTTCCCTAACGATACCGTTGGTCGGTAAAGATATCACAGAAAAGGAAATTTTGGCCGATTCCGAATATACATATCTCTTAAAAAAATCTCTGGAAACATTGTGTTTTGCAATCGAAGCAAATAGAGAGAAGCAGATATCAGGATAG
- a CDS encoding 50S ribosomal protein L11 methyltransferase, with protein sequence MKYKEVKVSIPKDFAEEFSSLLDEWKVAGYYEILFDREEARKPGEEIISDNTPIRVYLAEEDPTSEAKIWVYLKAVAPENSFAESRWIETKEYEEAYKEFYKPFSVGVFWVVPTWEKDDWENAKAAEIQPAVPIYINPGLAFGTGHHETTRLVLSRLGDIELTGKRVVDIGAGSGILSVAASKIGASEILAVDIDPNAVRSSSFNRDENQISDSKLRVEEGGFDHPLVAEKEYDLCVANITFAVLKANIGRIASLKTNHFLFSGVITERKEEFLELLTNIVKGKLVYETSWNGWELIEWLRE encoded by the coding sequence GTGAAGTATAAGGAAGTTAAAGTATCCATACCTAAAGATTTTGCAGAAGAGTTTTCCTCCCTGCTCGATGAATGGAAGGTCGCCGGATATTATGAAATTCTTTTCGATCGGGAAGAAGCTAGAAAGCCGGGCGAGGAAATTATTTCGGATAATACTCCGATTCGAGTTTACTTAGCGGAAGAAGATCCGACGTCGGAAGCAAAAATCTGGGTTTACCTAAAGGCAGTCGCTCCGGAGAATTCTTTCGCCGAATCGAGATGGATCGAAACGAAAGAATACGAAGAAGCTTACAAGGAATTTTATAAACCCTTTTCGGTAGGAGTGTTTTGGGTAGTACCAACTTGGGAAAAGGACGATTGGGAAAATGCGAAGGCTGCCGAAATTCAACCTGCCGTTCCCATATACATCAATCCCGGACTGGCCTTTGGTACCGGACATCATGAAACGACCCGATTGGTATTATCCCGACTCGGGGATATCGAGCTGACCGGAAAGCGCGTGGTAGATATCGGCGCAGGTTCGGGAATTCTTTCCGTTGCGGCTTCCAAGATCGGTGCTTCGGAAATCCTCGCCGTCGATATCGATCCGAATGCGGTTAGATCGTCTAGTTTCAATCGCGATGAAAATCAAATATCCGATTCGAAGCTTAGAGTAGAAGAGGGCGGATTCGATCACCCTTTGGTCGCGGAAAAAGAATACGATCTATGCGTGGCAAATATCACCTTTGCCGTTCTGAAGGCGAATATCGGACGGATTGCCTCCTTAAAAACGAATCATTTCCTATTTAGCGGGGTGATAACGGAAAGAAAGGAAGAGTTCCTGGAACTTCTCACCAATATCGTCAAAGGGAAGTTAGTCTATGAAACTTCTTGGAACGGCTGGGAGTTGATCGAATGGCTTCGCGAATGA
- a CDS encoding adenosine kinase: protein MKHYDVFGVGNALVDILVLTDDPFLKDLGWTKGIMTLVDSQTQGKVLTALEGHKKELRSGGSAANTMIALANSGGTGTYTGKVSKDTYGEFYKQDMENAGILFEVPPVTNGHTGTCVILTTPDAERTMLTHLGISSTLTKQDIDLTRLKASSYSYLEGYLWDVPSTKEACILTMEESRKAGVKVAFTYSDPFCVNRSREDFIKLTKEYCDVVFCNVEEAKALAGSESKEEALKFVASLCSTVFMTDSSNGAFVSEDGVIRHVGGFPAQNLLDTTGAGDSFAAGSLFGLTHGFSLERATKWGNYVASRIVQEIGPRLNVRLMGRQEEILGKV from the coding sequence ATGAAACATTACGACGTATTCGGAGTCGGAAACGCACTAGTCGATATTTTAGTATTAACCGACGATCCCTTTTTGAAGGATTTAGGTTGGACTAAAGGAATCATGACGTTAGTGGATTCGCAAACGCAGGGAAAAGTCTTAACGGCTCTCGAAGGGCATAAGAAGGAATTACGCTCCGGAGGGAGTGCGGCAAATACTATGATCGCCCTGGCAAACTCCGGCGGAACCGGAACCTATACCGGGAAGGTCAGCAAAGATACGTACGGCGAATTCTATAAACAGGATATGGAAAATGCAGGGATTCTATTCGAAGTTCCTCCAGTAACGAACGGACATACCGGTACTTGCGTAATTTTGACGACTCCGGATGCCGAAAGAACGATGCTTACCCACTTAGGTATCTCATCCACATTAACGAAGCAAGACATCGATCTCACTAGATTAAAAGCTTCTTCCTATAGCTACTTGGAAGGGTATCTTTGGGACGTTCCATCCACGAAGGAAGCCTGCATTTTAACGATGGAAGAATCGAGAAAAGCGGGAGTCAAAGTGGCTTTTACTTACAGCGATCCTTTTTGCGTGAATCGCTCCCGGGAAGATTTTATAAAACTAACTAAAGAATATTGTGATGTAGTTTTTTGTAATGTAGAGGAGGCTAAGGCTTTGGCCGGTTCGGAATCGAAAGAAGAGGCTCTTAAATTCGTGGCCTCCCTTTGCTCTACGGTTTTTATGACGGACAGTTCCAACGGGGCGTTCGTATCCGAAGACGGAGTAATCCGCCATGTCGGAGGTTTTCCCGCTCAGAATTTATTGGATACCACCGGCGCAGGAGATAGCTTCGCCGCCGGTTCCCTATTCGGGCTTACTCACGGATTTTCTCTGGAAAGAGCGACAAAATGGGGGAACTACGTAGCGTCGCGAATCGTTCAAGAAATCGGGCCCCGTCTAAACGTAAGATTGATGGGAAGGCAAGAGGAAATCCTGGGGAAAGTTTAA
- a CDS encoding glycine--tRNA ligase produces the protein MEKKETLDSSLKDIVSVCKRRGFVYPGSEIYGGLSNTFDYGPYGAELLHNLKRLWWKHFVHLREDVVGLDSSILLNPKVWEASGHVSNFNDPLIDCKNCKARIRADKFLEDQKGEGAATGLTLEKMNQVIKEGNFACPTCGNRGTFTEARDFNLMFKTSHGASAEDAQDIYLRPETAQGIFINFKNVVSTTRRKIPFGIAQIGKSFRNEIMARQFVFRTREFEQMEMEYFCEPGTQKEWFSHWVDYCLNFLTDHVGLRKENLKIREHEKEELSFYSEATSDIEYKYGFGWGELWGIASRTDYDLTQHEKFSGEDLKYQDQVANKKYIPYVVEPALGLNRLFLATITDAYSEEKLADGEIRTVLRFSPKVAPVKIGVFPLMKKDGLPELTRSIFSDLSSLGNMEYDDGGAIGKRYRRQDEIGTPYCITVDYDSLKDKTVTVRERDSMSQERLPIANLKAFFAEKIL, from the coding sequence ATGGAGAAGAAAGAAACCCTAGATTCATCGTTGAAAGATATCGTGTCCGTATGTAAAAGACGCGGCTTCGTTTATCCAGGTTCCGAAATTTACGGAGGACTCTCGAATACTTTCGACTACGGTCCGTACGGAGCGGAACTTCTCCATAATTTAAAGCGACTCTGGTGGAAGCATTTTGTTCACCTGCGCGAAGATGTAGTGGGCTTAGATTCTTCCATACTTCTGAATCCGAAAGTATGGGAGGCCTCAGGCCATGTTTCGAATTTCAACGATCCCCTGATCGATTGTAAAAATTGCAAAGCGCGCATCCGTGCGGATAAATTTCTGGAAGATCAAAAAGGGGAAGGCGCGGCGACGGGCCTCACTCTTGAAAAAATGAATCAGGTGATTAAGGAAGGAAACTTCGCCTGCCCGACTTGCGGGAACCGTGGCACTTTTACCGAAGCCCGCGATTTCAATCTGATGTTCAAAACTTCCCACGGTGCATCCGCCGAAGACGCTCAGGATATCTACCTTCGACCCGAGACCGCTCAGGGAATTTTTATCAATTTTAAGAACGTAGTCTCCACGACAAGACGCAAGATACCGTTCGGAATCGCTCAAATCGGAAAATCGTTTCGAAATGAAATTATGGCCAGACAGTTTGTATTCAGAACCCGCGAATTCGAACAAATGGAGATGGAATATTTTTGCGAGCCAGGAACTCAGAAAGAATGGTTCTCACATTGGGTGGATTATTGTTTAAATTTTTTGACCGATCACGTCGGACTTCGTAAGGAAAATCTAAAGATCAGAGAGCACGAGAAAGAGGAATTATCCTTTTATAGCGAAGCAACCTCCGATATCGAATATAAATACGGATTCGGATGGGGAGAACTTTGGGGAATCGCGTCCCGTACCGACTATGATTTGACTCAACACGAAAAATTCTCAGGCGAAGATTTAAAGTATCAAGATCAGGTCGCAAATAAGAAGTATATTCCCTATGTCGTTGAACCCGCGTTAGGCTTAAATCGCCTATTCCTCGCTACGATTACCGACGCTTACTCGGAAGAAAAATTAGCGGATGGGGAGATTAGAACCGTGCTTCGCTTTTCCCCTAAGGTAGCGCCCGTAAAAATAGGAGTCTTCCCGTTGATGAAAAAAGACGGCCTTCCCGAACTAACTCGTTCCATCTTTTCCGATTTATCCTCGCTGGGAAATATGGAATACGATGATGGAGGAGCGATCGGAAAACGATATCGTCGGCAAGATGAAATCGGGACCCCTTACTGCATCACCGTAGATTACGATTCTCTTAAGGATAAGACTGTAACCGTCAGAGAGAGAGACAGTATGTCCCAGGAAAGGCTGCCGATCGCGAACCTTAAGGCGTTCTTTGCGGAAAAAATTCTATAG